In one Paramormyrops kingsleyae isolate MSU_618 chromosome 18, PKINGS_0.4, whole genome shotgun sequence genomic region, the following are encoded:
- the vimr2 gene encoding vimentin produces MLRVSSYRRFFEEEQWTGAGGISRRCAEQYRPSARALDGPWGEPDFEEARTQNKEAVSRFVQERGVIAALNDRLAVLVEMVRCLEEENKSLECEILELEGKQSGEGTVDHRGLPDYSLEAVVEKLRREKGDTLCDVTELKRELEHLQVQHAEVEAQRSLIHNAREDVALDVDAVTAECLALRDQLNIFEQQLAAIQEAHEMTVENLVEPGENIVALALEFPRPDVAPAIQEIKEYYQELAESLQYELKLAAPYPMLAEREAAAVSARALHAGKVADVTEAMDTGELRRQVETLRRELAQLEQCGGQLEGEIEQRGEAHLQEIEELECYAADLKAVQQDLETEMREHCGCYDELLNEKMALDIEICAYRGLVQQEEERLCYL; encoded by the exons GGCCTTAGATGGCCCCTGGGGGGAGCCGGACTTTGAAGAGGCACGCACGCAGAACAAAGAGGCTGTGTCTCGATTTGTGCAGGAACGTGGCGTTATTGCTGCACTCAATGACCGGCTGGCTGTTCTTGTTGAAATG GTGAGGTGTCTGGAGGAGGAGAACAAGTCCCTAGAGTGTGAAATTCTAGAACTAGAGGGGAAGCAGAGCGGGGAGGGGACAGTTGACCACAGAGGACTTCCTGACTACAGCTTGGAGGCCGTGGTGGAGAAGCTGAGAAGAGAGAAG GGGGACACTCTGTGTGATGTCACTGAGCTGAAACGAGAGTTAGAGCATTTGCAAGTGCAGCATGCAGAAGTGGAAGCTCAAAGGTCCCTCATCCATAACGCCAGGGAGGATGTCGCTTTG gatgtGGATGCAGTGACCGCAGAGTGCCTGGCCCTGAGGGACCAGCTGAACATCTTCGAGCAGCAGCTTGCCGCCATACAGGAAGCACATGAGATG ACGGTTGAGAACCTGGTAGAGCCTGGAGAAAACATTGTTGCGCTCGCCCTGGAGTTTCCCAGGCCTGATGTTGCCCCTGCCATCCAGGAGATCAAGGAGTACTACCAAGAGCTTGCAGAGAGCCTGCAG TACGAACTGAAATTGGCAGCACCCTATCCAAtgctggcagagagggaggcAGCCGCCGTCTCTGCCAGAGCGCTCCATGCTGGCAAAGTAGCTGACGTCACTGAGGCGATGGACACCGGAGAGCTGAGGAGGCAG GTTGAAACCTTGCGGAGGGAGCTGGCCCAGCTGGAGCAGTGTGGCGGGCAGCTGGAGGGCGAGATCGAGCAGAGGGGGGAGGCCCATCTGCAGGAGATTGAAGAGCTAGAG TGCTATGCTGCAGACCTGAAGGCCGTTCAGCAGGACCTGGAGACCGAGATGAGGGAGCACTGTGGGTGCTATGATGAGCTGCTCAATGAGAAAATGGCCCTGGATATCGAAATCTGCGCCTATAG GGGTTTAGTGCAGCAGGAAGAAGAGCGATTGTGTTACCTGTGA